The following proteins are encoded in a genomic region of Aerococcaceae bacterium DSM 111021:
- a CDS encoding DegT/DnrJ/EryC1/StrS family aminotransferase: protein MMDRILLASPHMSEQGYEKGFIKEAFDTNWIAPLGKNVDSFEEELVDMVGSKHAAALSSGTAAIHLALKAVGVEKDDIVFVQSLTFSATVNPIIYQHAKPVFIDSAPGDWNMDPEKLREAFKKYKPKAVIVVHLYGLSARIDEIKAICEEHNVPLIEDAAESLGTIYKDQWTGTYGDYGIYSFNGNKIITTSGGGMLVSDNKEGIEKARFWATQAREQAVHYQHEDIGYNYRLSNVLAGIGRGQLMVLEDRVEKKRQIFNRYVEAFKDIEEITFIKETENERANYWLSAIILESNTITPTMIMDALNKENIESRPIWKPMHMQPVFEQYDVIGGEVSESYFEKGLCLPSDTKMTEEEQDRVIEIIKLMWS, encoded by the coding sequence TGCCCCACTTGGGAAAAACGTTGATTCTTTTGAAGAAGAGTTAGTTGATATGGTAGGAAGTAAACATGCAGCTGCCTTGTCATCAGGTACTGCAGCAATACATCTAGCACTAAAAGCAGTAGGCGTAGAAAAGGATGATATTGTATTCGTTCAATCATTAACGTTCTCAGCTACCGTCAATCCAATTATTTACCAACACGCTAAACCAGTCTTTATTGACTCGGCACCAGGGGATTGGAATATGGATCCAGAAAAGTTACGCGAAGCGTTTAAGAAATACAAACCTAAAGCTGTGATTGTAGTTCACCTCTACGGATTATCAGCACGTATTGATGAGATTAAAGCAATTTGTGAAGAACATAATGTTCCCTTAATTGAAGATGCTGCTGAAAGTCTAGGAACTATCTACAAAGATCAATGGACAGGAACATATGGCGATTATGGAATCTATTCATTTAATGGGAATAAGATAATTACAACTTCAGGTGGAGGGATGTTAGTTTCTGACAACAAAGAAGGTATAGAAAAAGCTCGATTCTGGGCAACTCAAGCTCGTGAGCAAGCTGTACATTACCAACATGAGGACATTGGATATAACTATCGACTAAGTAATGTACTTGCTGGTATTGGACGAGGTCAATTAATGGTACTGGAAGATAGAGTCGAGAAGAAACGTCAAATCTTCAATCGCTATGTAGAAGCCTTCAAGGATATTGAAGAGATAACATTCATTAAAGAAACAGAAAATGAACGAGCTAACTATTGGTTAAGTGCGATTATTTTAGAATCAAATACAATTACACCTACTATGATTATGGATGCCTTAAACAAAGAGAATATTGAATCACGACCAATATGGAAGCCAATGCATATGCAACCAGTATTTGAGCAATATGATGTTATTGGTGGCGAAGTATCTGAATCTTACTTTGAAAAGGGTCTATGTCTTCCAAGTGATACTAAGATGACTGAGGAAGAACAAGATAGAGTAATTGAGATTATTAAATTGATGTGGAGCTAA